Proteins encoded together in one Papaver somniferum cultivar HN1 unplaced genomic scaffold, ASM357369v1 unplaced-scaffold_21, whole genome shotgun sequence window:
- the LOC113340068 gene encoding arginine--tRNA ligase, cytoplasmic-like, with protein sequence MLKNGIKEWAPDDLKKKMKKVVLQLSSPQMACEMTSQQLAATIVGDSISAMLKFSGVECYQMDTVINCGCEGDSNENQKQVFSLIQEFSRKEFDAVYRRLGIAVTKRNYKFYMKHFRSAYDELKGHGMIKAAGSRIGLINGKKLLLLKGTDGNCTTVAADLSALRYNLVVENPGWIIYVGDKLHLELYKSYFNIAKCVGWLPDDGKPTAKLDYVGLDVMDAEIPSVFSLLDGIKNRFKEILTGRGLPEEKREKVAEILASGGLKYAILQNRRDENCIDDILQEQGDNAFYIQGLYVRTCQDISESGLNIQDMNKDCKVICLQKLSKDVCFNQVGLSLSPS encoded by the exons ATGCTGAaaaatggaatcaaggagtgggctCCCGATGATttaaagaaaaagatgaaaaaagttGTGCTTCAGTTGTCATCGCCACAGATGGCTTGTGAGATGACCAGTCAACAATTGGCAGCCACAATTGTTGGAGACTCAATCAGTGCAATGCTTAAGTTTTCTGGTGTTGAATGTTACCAAATGGATACTGTTATTAATTGTGGATGTGAG GGGGATAGCAATGAAAACCAGAAACAGGTATTTTCACTGATCCAAGAGTTCAGTAGAAAAGAGTTCGATGCAGTTTATCGACGCCTTGGCATTGCTGTCACTAAAAGG AATTACAAGTTCTACATGAAACATTTCCGTTCAGCTTATGACGAGTTGAAGGGTCATGGAATGATCAAGGCTGCTGGTTCTCGCATTGGTCTTATTAATGGGAAAAAGTTGTTACTTCTCAAAGGAACTGATGGGAACTGCACAACAGTAGCCGCTGACTTAAGTGCATTAAG GTACAATTTGGTAGTTGAAAATCCTGGATGGATTATTTATGTGGGGGATAAATTGCATCTTGAACTTTACAAGTCTTATTTCAAT ATTGCAAAATGTGTAGGTTGGCTTCCTGATGATGGGAAGCCAACAGCGAAATTGGATTATGTTGGGTTAGATGTAATGGACGCTGAGATCCCGAGTGTGTTTTCTTTACTAGATGGAATAAAAAACCGTTTTAAGGAAATACTCACTGGAAGAG GTCTTCctgaagaaaagagagaaaaggtAGCGGAGATATTAGCCAGTGGAGGCTTAAAATATGCCATATTGCAAAATAGGAGGGATGAGAATTGCATCGATGATATTCTCCAGGAACAG GGAGACAATGCATTCTATATCCAAGGTCTTTATGTTCGTACTTGTCAAGATATTAGCGAATCTGGCCTAAATATTCAAGACATGAACAAG GACTGTAAGGTCATCTGTTTGCAAAAGCTGTCGAAGGATGTATGCTTTAACCAAGTCGGTCTTTCTTTATCTCCCTCCTGA